A single genomic interval of Dysidea avara chromosome 8, odDysAvar1.4, whole genome shotgun sequence harbors:
- the LOC136264361 gene encoding transient receptor potential cation channel subfamily A member 1-like yields the protein MEEIRKSVEDLELKEKYSHLPEIVSPLNRRATQPTIEEMTIDGNLSKLQQIKDHSKLSRKSQHGFTLLHHAAKENRTEIIEFLVSKGCDIDADDDDEQTALHKAAMFGHAETVKVLLENEANVNKVDGNGNTPLHIAVIRGGDIEVIKALAEKADLSVKNNEGQNALHVAVKYHKIDTIKLILNHQHVSAVISDADNEGYTALHLAVSLGHFDTTEELLSRQDLGIDISVTTKKGKSIIHLAATTKNANLLAVIFEVPVALRLINKLDNLSHTPLHDAAENGNLKQVALLLDRGSMILNTTDGFTPLHYACSRGHLNVATKLLKRHSFQKDLATNNGDTTLHLAATNGHSAIVKLLLDNDVPITHNAQQASFLDIAMFNRDNCVALAAVKHDRWQECLDLISPIHPAPMIHLIQTLPDVAQAVMDRSITSARSHPSHPSYWKQYDFKYLLDESESEKTNTYHPQRNWYQVILHYLYLLFTIPNENDANPMKVITTMIQYHRKNLLVHPLLLMLLNLKWRYYGRLYIQIRASLLTLLTILLSALIAFSDPPRPPTTVSEKMENNVTKSEDTNDSKKESCPFCFDADDGVPNGLEGITLLVNFAYSVILVMQLISYIRQRKIAHWFHTFVELCTVVATAIFIIGNPTEWLAAVVALLCAWVALNLFSRYFDVFGLYTIMFYDLVIRITKAIVVGIYYIIGYGLILFILIGEETGYDGPVISIYNAFFAAFRGFNVFILTRKEEEESFEYKKTTYTIILVMTVVLTIALVNLLIGISVGSIGNIQKNALLHQAKLKILLFLELDPNIPRRLKRKIIPKSYKITGVVSMTDRAYDLWNYIVSKFAPFGQVSDHDLDEAKEAQEDNKLKDMHYRIKQMERQVESVLKHQKLLMEKLAKN from the coding sequence atGGAAGAAATCAGAAAGTCGGTTGAAGACCTAGAATTAAAGGAGAAATACAGTCATCTACCAGAAATTGTATCTCCTCTTAACAGGAGGGCAACACAACCAACAATAGAAGAGATGACAATCGATGGAAATCTCAGCAAACTGCAACAGATAAAGGACCACTCTAAACTGAGCAGAAAAAGCCAGCATGGTTTTACTCTCCTTCATCATGCAGCTAAAGAAAACAGAACAGAGATAATTGAGTTCTTGGTAAGTAAAGGATGTGACATTGATGCTGATGACGATGATGAACAGACAGCTTTACACAAAGCAGCCATGTTTGGTCATGCAGAAACTGTGAAGGTGCTTCTTGAAAATGAAGCCAATGTCAACAAAGTTGATGGCAATGGAAACACTCCGCTTCATATAGCCGTTATCAGAGGAGGAGATATTGAGGTAATCAAAGCACTGGCTGAAAAGGCCGACCTTAGTGTAAAGAACAATGAGGGTCAAAATGCACTTCATGTTGCCGTCAAATACCATAAAATTGATACCATCAAACTGATTCTCAACCACCAGCATGTGTCTGCAGTGATTTCTGATGCTGACAATGAAGGTTACACTGCACTACATCTAGCAGTAAGTTTAGGTCACTTTGATACCACAGAAGAATTGCTGAGCAGACAAGACCTAGGTATTGACATTTCTGTGACCACTAAGAAAGGGAAATCCATTATCCACCTTGCGGCCACTACCAAAAATGCAAACTTGTTGGCTGTCATTTTTGAAGTACCAGTTGCTTTACGTCTCATCAATAAGCTTGATAACTTGTCACACACTCCTCTTCATGATGCTGCTGAAAACGGTAACTTAAAACAAGTTGCATTACTACTGGATCGAGGTAGCATGATTCTTAATACCACAGATGGCTTCACACCTCTTCATTATGCCTGTTCTCGGGGACATCTAAATGTGGCAACAAAATTACTAAAGCGGCATTCATTTCAAAAAGATTTAGCCACGAATAATGGTGACACAACTTTGCATTTAGCTGCAACAAATGGTCATTCTGCAATTGTAAAGCTTCTTCTTGACAATGATGTGCCAATCACCCATAATGCGCAACAAGCAAGCTTTCTTGACATAGCCATGTTTAATAGGGACAACTGTGTGGCATTGGCTGCAGTTAAACATGACAGGTGGCAAGAATGCTTAGATTTAATCTCGCCAATTCATCCAGCTCCGATGATTCACCTCATTCAGACACTTCCAGATGTTGCCCAGGCTGTGATGGACCGCAGCATAACTTCTGCAAGGTCACATCCAAGTCATCCAAGCTACTGGAAACAGTATGATTTCAAGTATCTTTTGGATGAGTCAGAGTCAGAAAAAACAAACACTTACCACCCTCAGCGCAACTGGTATCAAGTCATTTTGCATTATCTATACCTTTTGTTTACAATCCCCAATGAAAATGATGCCAACCCAATGAAGGTAATTACAACCATGATACAATATCACCGTAAAAACCTTCTTGTACATCCACTGCTGCTAATGCTTTTAAACCTAAAATGGAGATACTATGGAAGGCTTTATATTCAAATTAGAGCTAGCTTGCTTACATTACTCACGATTCTTTTGAGTGCATTAATTGCTTTCTCTGATCCACCAAGACCACCCACCACAGTTTCTGAAAAGATGGAAAATAACGTAACTAAATCTGAAGATACCAATGATAGTAAGAAAGAATCTTGTCCGTTTTGTTTTGATGCAGATGATGGTGTACCAAATGGCCTTGAAGGTATTACCCTTCTTGTTAACTTTGCATATAGTGTAATTTTAGTGATGCAACTGATCTCCTATATTCGACAAAGGAAGATTGCTCACTGGTTCCATACATTTGTTGAACTCTGCACAGTAGTTGCAACAGCAATTTTTATCATTGGTAATCCCACAGAATGGCTGGCAGCAGTAGTCGCTCTTTTGTGTGCTTGGGTAGCTCTGAATCTTTTCTCTCGTTATTTTGATGTGTTTGGCTTGTACACGATCATGTTCTATGACTTGGTAATAAGGATAACCAAAGCTATAGTGGTAGGAATATACTACATTATTGGATATGGTTTAATACTCTTTATCCTTATAGGAGAAGAAACTGGATATGATGGTCCAGTGATTTCCATTTATAATGCTTTCTTTGCAGCATTTCGTGGCTTTAATGTTTTCATACTCACAAGGAAAGAAGAGGAAGAGTCATTTGAATATAAAAAAACCACGTACACCATCATATTAGTAATGACAGTGGTCTTAACTATTGCACTTGTCAACTTGCTCATTGGTATTTCTGTTGGCAGCATTGGTAACATTCAGAAAAATGCATTGTTACATCAGGCAAAGCTGAAAATACTGTTGTTCCTTGAGTTGGATCCAAACATACCAAGACGTCTAAAAAGAAAAATTATTCCAAAATCTTACAAAATTACAGGTGTGGTCTCTATGACTGACAGAGCATATGATCTCTGGAACTATATTGTGTCAAAGTTTGCACCATTTGGGCAAGTCTCTGATCATGATCTTGATGAAGCAAAAGAAGCACAAGAAGATAACAAATTGAAAGACATGCATTATCGCATCAAACAAATGGAACGTCAAGTTGAATCAGTGTTAAAGCATCAAAAGTTGTTAATGGAAAAACTTGCTAAGAATTGA